The genomic region CAAACTATATTCTTGCTCATTACCAGACCCCCAGATTGGTGTTATGCCTGTGGGAGAAGCTGCAGAAAGAGCACCAGGCCAACTGCTGTGAGTAACACATCAACACCAGCCTCACAAATTCCTTCCTTCTTGTCAGCTCCAGTCTTAATTTGCAGCAAACTGTACCAAGCAAAGTCGACCCTTAATGGGGTTTTGGGAACGTCAGAGAAAGTTGTCAACTGTACAGTAATTTTGTGCCGAGCTTCTTTTCTTGTTTGATGATTACATGGTATTCTTGATTCATTTACAGTAAGACTGACGTGGTTTTGGGTAGAAGTTCTTGTTAGATCAACGTGACCTCTTAATCGTCTGCTCTCGTTAGAAAGCTGGTGGTGCATTTGTCATGATGAAAGAAGATTCGAGGGTTGGTATAAGTTGACCTCTGCACCAATAGTGAGGCCCCATATCAGTGTGTCAAAATCACACGTATCTTCAATTTTATTTTCTGGATACCAAATTATTGTGAAAGTCACCATTCTGTACTTTTAAGCTGATGTGACAAGTCCAGAACACAATGCCATTGATTGTCAAGCTGAGATTGGTTGAACCAGAAGATGGCATATGATAGAGAATATGAAGCGGAAGATACTCGAAGTTTTGGATGGTATTGAATAGGACTTGGGAGTTAGGACTCTGCAAGGCAAGAGATTGTGGTCAAGACACGTCCAAACTTCTATGAACACACGTCCAAACTTCTATGAACAAAAACGAAAGGAGGTATTTCTACGCATGATTGTCATGGTGCCACCTCTTGTAGAAAATAGGTAACAGAGTAACTGAAAAACTGTAGGAACTTTCTAGCTTTGAACTAGCACTCATGAGATAGATACCACTCGAGGTTTTCTTCTGCCTAGTGTATGATGAAATGGCATATATGATTAGGTGTGTAGTGACTGATTGCCACTCACTTAAGATATGGAGATTAAGGGAATCCTCACCAACTCTTTACTCCCTTCCCTCACTCAGTAAGTGCTTATTAGGTTACTAATTTATTGCTTAATTTGATAGTAATCTTCAACAAGATTACACTGAGGTAAAAAGTAAAGAAATATCTGGATGGTGAAACTGCAGAGTTAGATTCACTCGTTTTAACTAAATTGAAGTAAACCAAGTCAAATTTTGAGTTCACCGGTTCACCCCAATAGGGTTGGGCTTGGTGTGGAACTAGTAACTTCAAGGGCGACCAATATTGATCGTAGTCTTTGGTTAATTTATGCAATGTGAAACGATGTCATCATTACTATTCATTCTAACCAATTTGACACAAATTCGGCAAAATATCACGCATATTTAGCTAGATTCAATCATACCAACATATATTTAATTTTGATGCCGCCGGTAGTTACAAGGCAACCAAACTAACCATCAAACCAAGCCCAACTTCTAACTTCTAACTTCGAAGGGTGTTTTTAAGAGTTTCAGTGCCATCCACCCCTATTCCACATAATCCTTTTTCTTTATCTTTCAATACTCCTTTATGACATTAGTGCTTCCATGCTTTATCTAGGAGTATTTGCACTTTTCCAAACTCAACCTTACAATTGAAGGCAAGAAGATAAATTTCAGCATCTTGATCACGGTTAGCTAGTTGATAATCTTTTCTGCTCAAGTTCCTTTACACTTTTCATTGGATATTTGGATAGCAATAACAAAAAAGGACAAGCTTTTGCTGCATAAAACTATAGAAGAAAAGACTTGGGAGGAAAGAAGACTTGTGAGCCAAGTAAATTTGATAAGACTTCGGCCTTGAACAAATAAATGGAATCGAAGTGCTCAAAATGGTGACGGCAGCCACTTTAAAATCCAACAAGGCAACAACTAACAAAAGCTAAACCCCATTAAGCACGCAACCCCTTTGTATTTGAATCTAACGTAGTAGCACCAAAATAAAAGTTTCATTGTCACTCATTTCTTTAATCAAAATGGTTTTTCTAGTATGAAAGTCACAGAAAACGTTTAGCATAATTTGATGGCGTTTTGGAAGGAACATTCAAATCAATTAAGCCTGTTGTGAAAATCATGTGGGAAATGAGGGCAGAATTTTCAGCTACATTTCTTCTTCATCATTCTTGAATGATAATGATATACTCTTCCTTAGATTTGAAAACTGGTTTGGTATAATTAAAGAGGCCCCCTCAAAATCAACTGCTAGATCAATTTGAAAGCTACCTATAATCTACACAATGATTTTGCTCATCAAACTTTTTGGTTTATTATAGAACTTGAGTAATATTAATAGTAATGTAGTCATAAAAGGAATACTTTGAACGCTATGTGTTAAATCTTAGAGATGATCATTTTAATGACTAAATTGATGATAAAGGAGAAATTTGCATGCAAACATTGAATTTCGGACCTCAACTCAAACTCCAAAATCAAAGAGATAGACTCATTCTTGAAAGCAGCTCTCGAAATCTTAAACTTAATCATTTCAGGGTTAATGACCTATACTTTGAATTCGAGATCTAAAACTCCATAAAGAGCCTAAGATGCAGTGTTAACAATGGAGAATCGAGAACCTTGAAATCCAACACCTCCTAACAATATATTCACTTGATTTTGTTTCAGGTTGAGAGTTAAAGAAAACATAACGACATGCAACTCGTTCTTGTTTATTGGAAACCTTGAAATCCAAAACCTCCTACCAATTCATGTTACATCTAACATCCTTCTAACTTGTAAAACCGAACGAACATAACAGCACCATAAGATCAAAATTGCATCAAATGGTTATGTGATTTCTAGAATATAACCCATTGTGTCAATAAAAACACGAAATATCAACAAAAATCCCTAATATTATGGTGAAATAAAAACCCCGTCGACGAGTAACAGACGGCGTGAGGCACAAGCCAGACTGCCCCACACTGTTTAGTTGTCACTCCCGTAAAGGGAAAGCCAAAACCTCACAATTCCATTCCCAAGTAGGATTCGGAAACCAACAGCCGCAAGGCTAACCCCCAAGCCAGGGGCAGAACCGTCAAAACCACCCCAAATACAGCCAATCACGTGCTATTTACCCTCGCGTGTAACTCACGCCTCCCACTGGAACCACCTCAAACCCGCGTCAACCCACGCGCACGTGCCGGTAACCCAGAGGCGGTGCTACTGGCTGCAGCCAGTAATTTCCAAATTCAACCCCTTTAAATAACCCAAGTCTCTCTCCCATTCGCTTCACATTTGCAACACAAAAAAATCCAGAGCGATTCAGAATTCGAAGAAAAGAGAAAACCCTAATTCCGTTACCGAAGAAAAAACCCTAGAATTTCCGAAGAGTATTTTGAAGATGATTGTGAGTCAGAATATGGTGGCTGAGGCCGAGATTATTTGCCAGCAGAGCCTGCTGGACGTGAAGTACAGGCGCGTGCAGATCGACGTGGGGTCGCCGCCGTCTTCTTCTCCGAGCTTCGGAGAGGTCTGCGTCTCCGAGACGGTTTCGGCCGAGGTGAAGCGCTTCGAATCGGTATGTGACTCTGTTGCTTTAGCTTGGATTTGAGTTTGTGTTAATAATTAGTGAATTTGCTTAATTCTGGTATTGGGTTTTTGTCAGATTTAGTCTTTGATTTTGGTTTTGCTTGTATGTTTATGTTTAGGGTCAGCTTGTTTTTGTAAATTGAATGATAAAAAATTGAACTTGGTTTTGTGAATCTGATTGGGTTGAATAGAGTCAACTGAATTGCGTGTAGTAGAGGATTGTTTTGGTACCCTGTTTGTTCTGGATTTCATGGTTGTTCTTCCTGGTGATTTCCAAGTGTAAAGTTTTAATCTTTAATGCCTAGCAGACTTTAATTCTGGTTCCCCACACCACCCACGGTAGATTTTATGATACCTAGAAAGACCTGACAAGTTCTGATTATGTGTTGGTGATTTTAAAGTGTGAAATTTGTTGTGGGGCACTTGGTTTTGTATTTGTTTGTTAGAGTTTTGAATCTCTGTGTAGTTTCTTTTGTTTGCTTACATGTTGGCTTGAAATTTTGCGTAGAGGGTGGGCCAGGAAAATTGTTAGAGTTTTGAATCTCTGTGTTGTTTCTTTTGTTTGCTTACATGTTAGCTTGAAATTTTGCGTAGAGGGTGGGCCAGGAAAATCAGTGAGTTTAATGGGTTTCTGGTTTGCCATCTTAATGTGAAGTGATTATGGTTTATCTTACTATATCGAGAAATTGGTTGAGGATTACTTGATGCATCCAGCAGCTTATTTAATTGTGGTATGTAGGAACAGAGAAATTGTACTGGTGAAACTGTACGAGTCAGTTGTCTTAATGGTCTACTAGTTATTTGTTTGTATCTGTATGATCTGTTTTAGGACACCTGTACTAATATAATTTTGTTCTTTATATCAGGTTGTGAGGTGCTCAGAGACTATTGCTAATGCTGTAATGGAGGCCCCTGCAGTAAAGTTTGTTCCAAAGATTCACTCAGGAAGCCATAGTGAGATTGGAGTAAGACATTCCATGGATGACGATCACATACGGATCGACGACCTATCTGCCCATGTTGGGCCTCTCTTTAATAGTTCCTTGCCGAGTGCATTTTATGCAGTTTTTGATGGGCATGGCGGGCCTGAAGCAGCTACTTATATCAAGAGGAATGCCATGAGACTATTTTTTGAAGATGCTGATTTTCCGCACACAGTAGATTTTGATGGTGCTTTCTTCAAAGAGTTGGAGAACTCACATAAGAAAGCATTTTTACTGGCAGACCAGGCCTTGGCTGATGAACACAGTGTGGATGCTTCATGTGGAACCACCGCATTGACTGCCCTAGTACTTGGAAGGCAGTTGCTCGTAGCAAATGCTGGTGACTGTCGGGCAGTTCTTTGTAGGAAAGGAGTTGCATTTGATATGTCCCAAGATCATAAGCCTACTTACTTGCCGGAACGTAGGCGGGTCGAGCAGTTGGGTGGTTATATTGATGATGGGTATCTTAATGGTTATCTTTCAGTCACCCGAACCCTTGGAAATTGGGACTTCAAATTACCACTTGGCTCCTCGTCACCTCTCATTGCTGAGCCAGATGTTCAACAGAGTATGTTAACAGAGGATGATGAGTTTCTGATACTTAGTTGTGATGGCATATGGGATGTCATGTCTAGCCAATATGCGGTGAGTCTTGTAAGGCGTGAGCTGAGGAAGCACAATGATCCAGAACAGTGTGCCAGAGAACTTGTGAAAGAAGCGCTACGCCTTCATGCATCTGACAACCTCACTGTTATTGTTGTATGCCTCTCTTCTCCTGATCGTCCAGTCAAGTCTCGCTCTGAGGGACCAAGATTAAGGAACTGCAGTTTTTCAAAGTTGAGAAGCTTGCTAGAAGGCAATTGAATGTAAAACCAATTGATTCACTATTTACTATTTCCAAATGGAAATGGGCTTCTATCTGTATGTGGCTGTTTCAGATAGTTATTGAACAAAGCGGTCAGCAGTTTTGTAGGATAGAAGTAGTACTCGAGTGGTGAACTATGGAATTGAATTGAGTGAGCTGTAGCTGTGAACATAATTTACAATCATGATTTAAATGGATTGGATTCACCCTGTGTTTCATATTTTGTTGTTCTTCTCATGCGTGTTTTTACCTTCGAGCATTACCTGAAACTGTTCTAAACCTCTGAAGACTGAGTTCTAAACTGAAAAACTGATCTTATGGTATGCCTCATTTCAATCCAAACAAGCGTGAGAATTGTTGTCACTGTCCATAGTAGGATTGGATTCAGTTGGTAGCAGACAAATAACCTCATCATCTCACACACCTCCTAAACCAAACAATCCCATTTCATGATCTGCTGAGCCTCTATGAGGCTACCATTTTCTACACTTGTCCCTACTTTTTTTTATATAAAAATGTCAACTCCAAAATAAACAAATAAAAATACTGAAAATTGTGCTCTCTTACCTAAATCAATTGATCTGCCAACTCAATTAGAGTGGTCAAATAAGGTAAGCCCTCATCATGATCACGATCAACGTTCACGATTACGTTTCATTTCTACACCTTCAACGTGGCAAACGATCAACGGTCACACCATGAACCGTATAGTGCACCTTCACACACAAATCATAAAAAAAAAAAACCAGAAAAATACATAAATAAATAAACAAAAAAATAAAAATTGTATAAGCAAGGCATCGTAGGCTCACACTGAAAAGCTTGGGTCGTATAATTGAAAGGTCCAGCCTTTGATCGAAGCCAAAAGCTCTCTCTCTCAAATCTTGGACCAGAAAAAACCCTAGAAGCAAAAATGGCGATGGCAAGCTTTGCTCGGCGCAAGGCCTACCTGCTCTCGAGAAACCTCTCCAACACTTCGTTGGAGGCCGTCCGCTACTCCTTCTCCCTCACCTCCTTCTCCCGCGGCTTCGCCTCCTCGGGATCTGAAGGGAACGACGTCGTCGTCATCGGCGGCGGGCCCGGCGGCTACGTGGCCGCCATCAAGGCCGCGCAGCTCGGTCTCAAGACCACCTGCATCGAGAAGCGCGGCGCTCTCGGCGGCACCTGCCTCAATGTCGGCTGCATACCCTCCAAGGTAATCTGTCTATCTCTCTTTACAGTCTTGCTAGGGTTTAGTAATCTATGAGTATCTTCGTGGTTAAATTATGATAATTTTGTTGGTTGATTTTACTGCTGTTAGATCTAATTGTTCAATCAGATGTTAATTTTTCGCTTGATTGTGAATTTAGTTTCATTTTGATTGGATTGAGCTGATTATTCGTTCTAATTGAAGTTACTTTGTGTTAAATTGTGCATATTTACTTGGTTTTGTTCCAATTTCATGTAAGTCTTTGATCAATTAAGTAAATAAGCCATAAAATTGTTATTTTTTTTTTTTTTTTTAGTTTTTGGTAAAAGAGAGACCGCTGCTAAGTATTTGTAGTAAGTTTACTGCTGTTACTGCATCTGTGAAGTAAATGCTGTTCTTTTTGGCTACTTGGTGGTCTTTTTGGCTTCCTTGAGTTAATGTTGGGTGTGAGTTGGTTGTGAAATTTAGCTCTAACTGTTGGTTTTTAATGTCCAGGCGCTTCTTCATTCGTCGCACATGTACCATGAAGCTCTGCATTCGTTTAAAAGTCATGGTGTTAAGTTCGACAATGTTCAGATTGATTTGGCTGCCATGATGGGCCAGAAAGACAAAGCTGTGTCTAATCTGACAAAAGGTATCGAAGGTCTGTTCAAGAAGAATAAGGTTACTTATGTTAAAGGCTATGGAAAGTTCATTTCCCCCAATGAGGTTTCAGTGGACACCATTGATGGTGGGAATACAGTTGTGAAAGGGAAAAATATCATCATTGCCACTGGTTCTGATGTCAAGTCTTTGCCCGGGATTACTATTGATGAGAAGAAAATAGTATCATCAACTGGAGCTCTGGCTCTGTCTGAAATCCCAAAGAAACTTGTGGTTGTTGGAGCTGGATATATTGGTCTTGAGATGGGCTCCGTGTGGGGTAGACTTGGCTCTGAGATAACTGTTGTTGAGTTTGGACCTGATATTGTCCCATCAATGGATTCAGAAATCCGCAAGCAATTCCAGCGTTCCCTTGAGAAGCAAGGGATGAAATTCTTGCTCAAAACAAAGGTGGTAGGAGTTGATGCTTCTGGAGATGGTGTGAAGTTGACCCTTGAACCAGCAGCTGGTGGTGAACAGACCACACTTGAGGCCGATGTTGTTCTTGTATCTGCTGGTAGGAATCCATTTACATCTGGGCTTGATTTGGACAAGATAGGAGTTGAAACTGACAAGATGGGGAGAATTTTAGTGAATGAAAGGTTTGTAACAAATGTTCCTGGTGTTCATGCAATTGGTGATGTTATTCCTGGACCTATGCTCGCCCACAAGGCAGAGGAGGATGGGGTTGCATGTGTGGAGTTCATCGCTGGTAAGGTTGGCCATGTGGACTATGACAAGGTTCCTGGGGTTGTCTATACTCACCCTGAGGTTGCATCTGTTGGAAAGACTGAGGAGCAAGTGAAGGCCCTAGGCGTCAAATACCGTGTTGGAAAGTTCCCATTCTTGGCAAACAGCAGAGCCAAGGCAATAGAT from Fragaria vesca subsp. vesca linkage group LG3, FraVesHawaii_1.0, whole genome shotgun sequence harbors:
- the LOC101292980 gene encoding probable protein phosphatase 2C 13-like; protein product: MIVSQNMVAEAEIICQQSLLDVKYRRVQIDVGSPPSSSPSFGEVCVSETVSAEVKRFESVVRCSETIANAVMEAPAVKFVPKIHSGSHSEIGVRHSMDDDHIRIDDLSAHVGPLFNSSLPSAFYAVFDGHGGPEAATYIKRNAMRLFFEDADFPHTVDFDGAFFKELENSHKKAFLLADQALADEHSVDASCGTTALTALVLGRQLLVANAGDCRAVLCRKGVAFDMSQDHKPTYLPERRRVEQLGGYIDDGYLNGYLSVTRTLGNWDFKLPLGSSSPLIAEPDVQQSMLTEDDEFLILSCDGIWDVMSSQYAVSLVRRELRKHNDPEQCARELVKEALRLHASDNLTVIVVCLSSPDRPVKSRSEGPRLRNCSFSKLRSLLEGN
- the LOC101293278 gene encoding dihydrolipoyl dehydrogenase 1, mitochondrial-like, whose amino-acid sequence is MAMASFARRKAYLLSRNLSNTSLEAVRYSFSLTSFSRGFASSGSEGNDVVVIGGGPGGYVAAIKAAQLGLKTTCIEKRGALGGTCLNVGCIPSKALLHSSHMYHEALHSFKSHGVKFDNVQIDLAAMMGQKDKAVSNLTKGIEGLFKKNKVTYVKGYGKFISPNEVSVDTIDGGNTVVKGKNIIIATGSDVKSLPGITIDEKKIVSSTGALALSEIPKKLVVVGAGYIGLEMGSVWGRLGSEITVVEFGPDIVPSMDSEIRKQFQRSLEKQGMKFLLKTKVVGVDASGDGVKLTLEPAAGGEQTTLEADVVLVSAGRNPFTSGLDLDKIGVETDKMGRILVNERFVTNVPGVHAIGDVIPGPMLAHKAEEDGVACVEFIAGKVGHVDYDKVPGVVYTHPEVASVGKTEEQVKALGVKYRVGKFPFLANSRAKAIDDAEGLVKILAETETDKILGVHIMAPNAGELIHEAAIALQYDASSEDIARVCHAHPTMSEALKEAAMATYDKAIHI